The genomic interval ACGAGCGGCAGCAGCGTACGCAGGCTGGCACCAAGCTCCAGACCGACCTGAAGGACACGCGCGCCTCGCACGAGGCGGTGGGCCGCTCCTACGACGAATGGCGCACGATGTACGAGCGCCGCCTCCGCGACTTCAAGGAAGGTCAGGCGGAGTATCAGGGCCGCGCCGAGGCGCTGAACGCGCAGATCCGGGAGTGGAACGCTCGCGGCAACACCCCCGCCGACATGCGCTACACCTTCGAGTCCGAGCGCGCGCGGCTCGTCGACCTGCGGAGCCGGCTGGAGTCCGAGCGGATGGCGCTCCAGGAGCTGGCGACCACGGTGAGCGGGCTCGCCCAGAAGGGCAACGCGATCGCGACCCAGCACAACGCGAGCGCGGCCACCTTCAATGCCCTCTACGGCGCGCCCCGCCAGTTCCACAAGGGCGAGTTCGACGGACGGCAGATCGCGGTATTCGAGTTCCACGACACCCGCGACCTGGTGCTGCTGCTCGCGCACGAGATGGGCCACGCCCTCGGCGTGAAGCACGTGGACGATCCCGCCGGCATCATGCACGCGGTGGCGGGCGGCCAGCCCCTCGGCGCCCTCACGCCCACCGAAGCCGACCTCGCCGCGCTGCGGAAGGCCTGCCGCCGCTTCTAG from Candidatus Methylomirabilota bacterium carries:
- a CDS encoding matrixin family metalloprotease; protein product: MSVRRLTFGLLGFLGAMMLIALLRPGPCARPLAYRVDRFDDRFGVSREELRDALRQAEEVWERPMGRKLFVETEGARLVVNLIYDERQQRTQAGTKLQTDLKDTRASHEAVGRSYDEWRTMYERRLRDFKEGQAEYQGRAEALNAQIREWNARGNTPADMRYTFESERARLVDLRSRLESERMALQELATTVSGLAQKGNAIATQHNASAATFNALYGAPRQFHKGEFDGRQIAVFEFHDTRDLVLLLAHEMGHALGVKHVDDPAGIMHAVAGGQPLGALTPTEADLAALRKACRRF